The genomic interval CGGGCTCCACGGGCGTGAGAGCCAACGCTGCATCCTGTGCCACCGCACGAGGGACCTCCGGCCCTGAGTGCCAATCTGAATGAGAACTGTTCTGGCAGACGGCCGTCTTTGGGTTGTTTATTCCCATTCCCTCTGTCAGCCTCCTGGGCGTTTGCGTgcccctctccctgcagcagggttTGCCCTGCCTGCCCGCCCAGCTCCATTGCAGCCCGGTGCTGTGTGGTGCCATGTGGACGTGCCGGCTGTGCCAGGACCCGGGGCGGGTGACCGTGCCCTGCGGctcctgctgggatggggccGTTGGTTCCTGCGCTGCCCCAAATGGGCTCCGCTCTGCAAATCCAGCTTGGCAGGTGAATGGATTAGTGAGATTGTGTGCGCTCACTGAGGCATGgcagataaaatgaaattgtgtCTGCGGACCCAAATCGGGGCTAATTCGATGCCGTGATGAGCTTAATCCCcgcagcctccctgggcagggaTTAGCAGTGTGCCCGGCGTGGGGCTGCGTCCCCGGGAGGTGCTGGCTGAGCTCCGGTGGTGTTGTGCAGCATCAGGAAAGCACTGCACGTGGTCAGAAGTTTGGGGCTGCGCTGCagtgtgcaggagctgctgtcagCCCCTGGATTCGAGGGATTTCACTAGGATTTCACTGGGTATTTTGATGGTTTGGTTTTTACGTAGGCAGCTGGGCCTCTGTGGTTGTAAGGGAAAATCTAAAGGGGGAGCCACACATTCCCAAACCCTCGAGTGCCAGGgggcaaataaaaatgaatgttaatgACTCTGATTAATATTATGTGCGGGCATTCCTGCCGGCCTCGGGttggtgctgggcagcaggcGCCGGTCCCTGCCCATGCAGGACACGCACACCGCCCTCCCCACAGTGCTGTGGGCCCGCATGGGGTTcccctgttcctgtgctctgcaaGTTCTCCATTTTGGCTCCCGACACGGCAGGGCTGCGTGGCCTCTGCCGGATGGGAGAGCGCAGAGTGGGCACCGCGCCTCTGCCTGGCGGCTGCTGggagaaaatactgaatttctcCCCCATCGCTGCCCAGCTCTGAGTGCCAGCGGCGGCCCGGCGTTCTGCCgccctgctccccagcacagtGTGGCAGGGGCTGATCCCACTGCCTCGCGGTGCCACGGGGCTGAGCCCTCGGCTGCTGCCGCTCTTCGGCACGAGACAAACCCCATCAAAGCACTGAGCTTCTAGAAGGAGCTCTCCTGAACCCGCCGCTGCCTCCACCTCGCAGCCGAAAGCTGGAAACCACACGCGGGCAAAGAAGGGGCGAGCAGAGCTGATCCCAGCACAGCGGGTGCCCTGTGGGGAGCTTGGGGCAGGCGAGGGCCGGGGGCTCAGCCCCGATGCCGAGCGGAGCTGCGGGGTGCAGGTGAGCCCAAACTCCCCCATGTCCATCCTCAGCGCTTCTCCCTGGAGGGGGGGTCGAGGGGGCCCAGCCCCACAGGTCGGGGCTGCATCCCGCTGCGGGGGGGGGGATGAGGGCAGGGGTTGCCATCCCTGTGCTCCCAGTTGCGCTGTGCAGGTGGTAGAAGGAAGCAGCCGGAGCACAGCGCTGCCCGGCTGCGCAGGCAGCTGACATTTTGGAAGGAAAtagctgctctcagctccttcCTGTAGCACGCAGCCTGCAAAACGGCCGCGCCGGGACCCGGCTGTGCCGGCAGCGCCTGCCCGGAGCCACCACCGcgctgctctgcaggctgcgGCGAGCGGACCCCGGTGAGTACGGCCCGGGATGAGTGTGTGGATGGGGGATGGCAACCCGGCCCGCATCTGCCGGCCCCGTGCCGCGCAGGAGCCAGGGACCGTGCCTGGAGCTCTCTGAGCCCGGGGAGGCCGTGGGCCATGGAGCCCTTTGGGTGCACGCAGAACCCTTCGTGTCTGCAGGGCAGGACGCAGAGCGTGGCGGCCACGTGAAGGCGAAGGGGCTGAGCTGGGGCGGCACCGGGGGAGCTCAGCAGAGAGGGGCTGCCTGGGGGCTGTGTGCATCCCCAGGGTGGAGCAGGGGTAGCACGTGGGTGTCTGTGGGGGGGAACCGATGCCATCCATGCGCCGAGCGGCCGCTGCTGGCTGCTTCTCCCAGAGCCAGTGGGATGGGGCCGCATCCAGCCCTGGCTGAGACCTGGTGTGAGCTGCCCTTCTCTGTGGAATGTGGGTCCCCTCTATGGCACAGTGCCCCCCTGGGAGCACCAACCCACGCGGTGCTTGGGGTCCAGCCTTGTGGCCACGGGTGAGACCATCTCTGACCTGGAAGAGATCTTGGGCTCCCGGAGGTGCTGGGAAACCACGTGTCTGTGTGTTTACTGTGGCGAGCGCAGGGCTGCTATGGAGCCGGCACCGCAGCTTTAGCACCAACGTggcggggggagggggagagctgctccctgctgggagGAAATTGCACCCAGACCCCCCTGCTTGGGGCTGGGGAGCCCCACAAAAAGGGCAGTATGGGCACTGCTGCGGCAGAGGGACCacatggggcagcagcagcagccacagcccttTTGGGgtgccccctcctcccccagcacTTTACCTGGCCCTTCAGGGCGCGTGGGGGACCAGGGCCTGCAGTTGGTGGGTGTGCTGGTGTGAGCATGGGgaccatccctggaggggttgTGTGTTGTGAGCATGATGTGAGAGCCCCACAGGCATCCTGCAGCTGTGCACTGTGAGCATCCTGTGAGCATCCCAGGACTGCATGCCATGAGCATCCTGCGAGCACCCACATCTGTGTGCAGAAAGCATCTCAGGAGCATCCTGCAGGCATACTGCGCTCAGCTGGAACTGGCTcaccagggcagcagcagttcGGGGGCAGCGGCCCTTGGGCAGGTGCTGCCCATGCTGTGGCtttgctgtgctccctgcacacAGGATTGTGTCTGCCAGCCTCGCCCTATGAGAcatttccctcctttttctatttgctgctgggctgtggctTTCCTGCAACTCACGgctggagctggctgccagcctgctgctgtgcctgggaGGCTCTGGGGCTTGCCAGTGCTGGCTGTGGCCACAGCCCATCCCAACTGCAGCCTCGGCTGGGTCTCTTGACCACCCCTGGACTCAGAGgtgctcccagctccctcatgTTGTTGCCTTGAGTCCTCTGGGAAACATACTTTGTGTGCATTTCACCCATTTTGCAGCCAATCTGGTAATGACAATTGGGCAGTGGAGCTACTGGCATCTCCCTGCCAGGCACCCCTCCTCAAGCTGTCCCCACTTTACCCCTCCACAGCAActgtcctgctgtgtgcagcattGCAAGCACTAAGTCACCAGCAGGCAAGTTGCTGTGGCTTGTTGAGTTGCTGCTGGTTAACCGAGCTGTGGTAATGGGTGGGATTATAGCTCCCTGCCAGGACTAActaaatgcaaagcagctgaaacCACTGCAATTATCTGTCTCTTGCATTTGTTTGCCGTGCATGCAGctgactgctgcagctgcccctggTGCTGCAGCTAAGGCatggctgctggggctgccctcaggatgggatgggatgaggacggggatgggacagggatgtgGCACCAGACGTTTCTGCCTCTTTTGGGAACGTCTGCTGTGCTCGTGGCCAGCTCCcatggcagagcagctccacacACAACGAtgaggccacagcagctgcagcactgtgctgcctgccGGCACTCCATGCAaagtcctgcagctcctgggaagGTTCCCCAGCCTGTGGATgaggcagaaaacaagcagtgtGGAGAAATGCCTGTGGCTGCATTAGTGATCCTTTTCCTTGGCTGAGGGTATCATCCCAGTGCCCATGGGGTGCATTTTGGGGCTGTCCTGCACCCCCCGCAGCGCTCCTGTTCTGCCCACCATTCCCACTGCGATGTTCCCATCTCCTGCTCCAAAGCAGAGCCTTTTGTGTGCCCTAACAGGGAGCTGACCGCAGCAGCAGATTAATACTTGTTGCTTAACAACCCATTCAAATGGAGTAGGAAGTGTTCTGCTCCTGTAAGATGGAATGTATCACCATTTTCTTGATAGGAAGAGCagcatttgtttgttcttttgtcCGTGCTGATGTTTCTGTGCTGGGCCTGGGCTGCTCCCAGGGTTCCATCCCTTCCTGGTGCAGTAAAACCATTCCTGGcatcctctgcagctctgccagcagcagcatttccatcAGAGCCTCTTATCAATTGTCAGCAATTGCTAACTGCCTGCGCGTGCATTGCTATCGGCCTCCCCCTGTACCCttttcctcactgctttctgttttcattgccTCCCCCAGGCCTAGCAGAATTTCTAGCTCGCTGTCTCTTCTGTGAATGGGGAAACGTTCCTTGctttttataaaggaaaaaatcatttttagcCAACTCGGTTATTGTTCCTCTTCCTGTGTAGGGTGGGGAGTGGGGGAAAGGTCTGGCACTGGGTAGGTGCCGTCTCTCCGCAGTCCTGGCTCCGTTTGCTGTGTGCGTGGCTGCTCCCTGACAGTGGGGATGCCAGGGCTGTGTGTCTGTATCCACAACCTGCGGTTCTGGGGCCACTGAGGCTGCCTGGCCCTACTGACACCGGAGCTCCTCGCCAGCCCCCTGCCCCCGCTTCCCTGACCACAAGTCCGTGGTgcagcaaagggaaatggcagcaaagcGGCCGAGGCAGCGGCGCCATCTGTGAATGCCTCCAAGCTGTCCGATGGCTTTTCCTGGAACAGGGCGGTGACACAGAGCTGAGATCCCCCCCGTCCCCTCAGGGTGGCTCTGGGGGTTCCCAGCGCGGGGTCCCTGCGCGGTGCTGACGATGCGTCCCCGCAGGTGGTGAGCCATGGCGGTGTGGATCCAGGCGCAGCAGCTCCAGGGCGAAGCCCTGCGGCAGATGCAGGCGCTCTATGGGCATCACTTCCCCATCGAGGTGCGGCACTACCTGTCACAGTGGATCGAGAGCCAGGCGTGGTGAGTCGGCCGCACCGAGCCCCGCGGCGCCGTGCTGCCCCTCTGCCTCCGCTCTGCCCCCCCCGCTGCCATTGCTCCGTTGCACCCCCAAAGGGACTCCATCGACCTCGACAACCCCCAGGAGAACGTGAAGGCGACgcagctgctggaggggctgatccaggagctgcagaagaagGCAGATCACCAAGTGGGTGAAGATGGCTTCCTGCTGAAGATCAAACTGGGGCATTATGTCACGCAGCTGCAGGTGAGCGGGGGGCTGCAATGGGGTGACCGGGGTTCCCTGCCCCGCACCCGGCTCAGCTCGCATCTCTGCAGAACACGTACGACCGCTGCCCCATGGAGCTGGTGCGCTGCATCCGGCACATCCTGTACCACGAGCAGAGGCTGGTGCGGGAGGCGAACAACGTGAGTGGGGCTGCGGGCATCGCCGGAGTGAGGAGTGGGTCCTGAGGGTGGGGGTGCGGGGATCTCCATCATCAGGGTGATGGAGAGGGAATGGGGAGGTGCTCACTGCCCTCCGGCTCTTGGTGGGGACGGGGAGGGTCCCTTTGTCCCTTTGATCCCAGAGGGGATCCCCAGCCGTGCTCAGTGCTCCCGTGCCCATGCAGAGCCCCTCACCCGCCGGCACTCTGGTGGACGCCATGTCGCAGAAGCACCTGCAGATCAACCAGACCTTCGAGGAGCTGCGGCTCATCACACAGGACTCAGAGAACGAGCTGAAGAAGCTGCAGCAGACACAGGAATACTTCATCATCCAGTACCAGGAGAACATGCGCCTGCAAGGTGCctgaggggctgggggggtgTGGGGCCGGGCGCCGGTCGTGCCCTAacgctgtccccatccccagcccagttctcccagctctcccagctgggTCCCCAGGAGCGCCTCTCACGGGAGACGACGCTGCAGCAGAAGAAGGCGTCGCTGGAGGCCTGGCTGCACCGGGAGGCGCAGACACTACAGCAGTACCGTGTGGTGAGTGCCAGGGGGTGTCCCCACAGCGGCTGCGTGCCACCCCGTGCGCTGTGACAACGTCCTGCCCGACAGGAGCTGGCCGAGAAGCACCAGAAGACGCTGCAGCTGCTGCGCAAACAGCAGACGACGATCCTGGACGATGAGCTGATCCAATGGAAGCGCCGGCAGCAGCTGGCGGGCAACGGCGGCCCCCCCGAGGGCACCCTGGATGTGCTGCAGACCTGGTGGGTGCCGGTGGGAGGGGGGAACTGGGTCCGTTCCCATGGTGggtgctgagcctgctgccccCCAGGTGCGAGAAGCTGGCAGAGATCATCTGGCAGAACCGGCAGCAGATCCGCCGCGCCGAGCACttgtgccagcagctgcccatCCCCGGCCCCGTGGAGGAGATGCTGTCAGAGCTGAACGGCACCATCACCGACATCATCTCCGCCCTGGTCACCAGGTAGGGGGGCAGCTCGGGGGATGGGGGGCATTTTGGGCTCCTCTGCCCACCTGACTCTCTGCCCCCCAGCACCTTCATCATCGAGAAGCAGCCTCCCCAGGTGCTGAAGACACAGACCAAATTTGCAGCCACCGTGCGGCTCCTGGTGGGGGGGAAGCTGAACGTGCACATGAACCCCCCCCAGGTGAAGGCCACCATCATCAGTGAGCAGCAAGCCAAGGCCCTGCTGAAGAATGAGAGCACCCGCAAGTAATGCCTAAGGGGCCAGGAATGGGGATGTGGAGGCAGCGGGGTCGGGGGGTGTGAGgggctgctgccatcctgaCCCCCTGTCCTCACGCAGTGAGAGCAGTGGGGAGATTCTCAACAACTGCTGTGTGATGGAATACCACCAGGCCACCGGGACGCTCAGCGCGCACTTCCGCAACATGGTGAGAGCCAGCAGTCCCGTGCCTGGTGCCTCTGCCCACACCGCGGGCCCCGTGGTCACCATTTATGTTGTCATCCATGCTGCGTCCCTCCTGTGCTCACCCCTTGTGTCCCCATCTGTCCTGCACTCTCCTTCCGTGCGCTCACCCCTTGTGTCCCTGCAGTCCCTGAAGCGGATCAAGCGCTCGGACCGCCGCGGTGCTGAGTCGGTGACGGAGGAGAAGTTCACCATCCTCTTTGAGTCGCAGTTCAGCGTCGGTGGCAATGAGTTGGTCTTCCAGGTGAAGGTAAAGCTATTGGTCATGGGTGAACTGTGGACACCGTGCCCACACACAGAGCTATGGGACCGGGATGGGGCGTGTATttggggggtgtggggggggtggggaggaggtcCCGCCACATCCCATCTCAGTTCTGTGCCGCTGTCCTTCCTGCTGGCAGACGCtgtccctgcctgtggtggTGATCGTGCATGGCAGCCAGGACAACAACGCCACGGCCACCGTGCTCTGGGACAATGCCTTCGCGGAGCCCGTGAGTACGGAGTGATGGGTTGGCTCCATCCACCTGAagagcagggctgcccagcaGGGATGTGCCCGAGGCCGGGTGTTGGCCATGCTGACTCTGTCCCGTGTCCTCTCCAGGGCCGCGTGCCCTTCGCCGTGCCTGAAAAAGTGCAGTGGCCGCAGCTCTGTGAGGCACTCAACATGAAGTTCAAGGCAGAGGTGCAGAGCAGCCGCGGGCTGACAAAGGAGAACTTAGTGTTCCTGGCACAGAAGCTCTTCAACAGCACCAGCTCCCACCTGGAGGATTACAGCAGCACCACAGTGTCCTGGGCCCAGTTCAACCGGGTGAGCGGGTGCTCTGTGTGCCAGGATGGGCTTGGCTGCACTGCGGTGCCAGCGCTTATGCCCAAAGAGAGCTGTTTTGTGTTGGATCAGTGCAAAACCCAACCAGGTgttggctgcagcagagcaggaggtgtTGCCCTCCACGTTTGGAGGCTGCGGTGCTCTGTGTCCCTGGGGTTCAGTGCTTGTGCTCCCCGAGCTGTGCTGCGTGGTGTCATGGGATGAGGGCTGGCGGGTGCCCAGCTCTGCATCCATCCGGGTCTCTGCCACATCCGTGTGTTTGGAGGCAGGAGCGCTCACTTTCTGGGGCTTTCCACAGGAAAATCTGCCTGGGAGGAACTACACCTTCTGGCAGTGGTTTGACGGTGTgatggaggtgttgaagaagcATCTGAAGCCTCACTGGAACGATGGGTAAGAGCCGTCCTGCCCCGCGTGCACAGCGCTGCACCGCCCGCCTGACGCCCTCGCTCTGCATAGGGCCATTCTGGGCTTCGTCAACAAGCAGCAGGCGCACGACCTCCTCATCAGCAAACCTGACGGCACCTTCCTGCTGCGCTTCAGTGACTCGGAGATCGGCGGCATCACCATCGCGTGGAAGTTTGACTCCGGTGAGCGCAGCCCCCGCTGCCCCCGTCTCCGTGTCCCCACCTGGGTTCCTTCAGCACCTCCTGTGTCTGCTTGGCACCAGCACCACCAGTTGCGTGCCTGCAGCTCCCCTTCGTTCCTGCCAGGTCCTGCTTTCTGGCAGGCTGTGTTTTGTCCCCAGATGTTGGGGGAGGGAAAAAGCTCAGGAAGCAATGTTGGATTTTCGGCACAGTTTCAGGCTCACCCCAGGTATCACTGCGGTGCCCTCTCTTGTCTTCCAGCTGAGAGGATGTTCTGGAACCTGATGCCTTTCACCACCAGGGACTTCTCTATCCGCTCACTGGCTGACCGCCTTGGGGACCTCAGTTACCTCATCTACGTGTTCCCTGACCGGCCCAAGGATGAGGTCTTCTCCAAGTACTACACGCCGGTTCTCTGTGAGTCCACGCCAGGTAGCGCTGCCCTTCACCCCTCACGCGTCACTCCTCCGCATCTCCCCTGGGGAGGGCCTGGGCTTGCCAGCACATCCAGCCCTGGGGCCCCCACCCCTCTGCAGGTGTGCAGTTGCCCGCAGCTCTGCACCTCAGCACTGCCTTCTTTCCTCTAGCTAAAGCTGTGGATGGGTACGTGAAGCCACAGATCAAGCAAGTTGTGCCAGAGTAAGTGCGAGTGTGCGGGGTCCCATGGGTTCATCCCTGGCTTGCTGGGCTGGGTCACTCCCAGCCACagtgccctgctggccacatcgGTGCTGGGGATGAGCAGCTCGTAGTGCCCAACAGCAAGGGGCCGCAATGCTCCTCTGGGAGCCCAGATCTCCCCGTGGCCAACAGGGCTGGGACCCTGCAGGTGGCTGCTGCTACTGGGGACTGAGATGGGGAGGGTGTGCAGGGTCTGGATCCCTGCTAGGAGGTGATGAGCGTTGCCAGGACCCACGCAGCACTCACCCGCTCTCATCCCTGCAGGTTTGTGAGTGCATCAGGTGACGCCGTCCCTGGGGGGGGCACCTACATGGACCAGGCTCCGTCGCCGGCCGTCTGCTCTCACCCCCATTACAACATGTACACGCAGAAGTAGGTATCATATCCCCATCCCCCCTGCGGCCACCCTGGCCCACACCCTCACCccctcacctcctgcagccccgAGACCGTGCTGGACCCTGAAGGCGACTTTGACCTGGACGACACCATGGACGTGGCCCAGCACGTGGAGGAGCTGCTGCGGCGCCCCATGGACAGTCAGTGGATCCCCCACGCCCAGTCGTGACCGGCGGCCGCACGGCCCCACATTGGCCCCCAGCGCTGCGGGGACTGTGCCGTGTTTGTGTCTCTGTGCCCAACCGGGGGGCAGGTGGCCGTGGGGGGGTTCTCGCCCCACAGattttgctctgtgctgtccccaAATGCAGGGTGGTGTCCAGCTCTTTGATGTTTATGCCCTTGTATAAAAGGCAGCGGATTTGTCGCATGGTTTTTCCTGTATGTTCCTTTTACACGGCCCAGCTTCGGCTTTCCGCTTCTGCTCGCGGTGGTGCTGCCCCACTCCCCGCAGACCCGGGGGGGGGCCGGGGAGGCCCGGCCGCGGGTTCGCTATCTGCAGCCGCCACAAGGATGTACGTGTGCGCGTCGGTGTTCTATCGCGGTGACCCCGTTCCCCGGGCGGGGGGTGGCAGTCTGCGGTGTCGGGGTCCCCTCCAGGTCCCCATCTCGTCCTCTGCCCCCGACGGCTGCGGGGAGTCCTCCCGGCTCCGGGTGCGTCCCCTCGGTCCCCTCCGGCACCGCTGCGGGGAGGGGGGcggtggggagggaggaagcGCAGCGAGGGGCGGGCAGGAGGCGGCGGAGGCGGGAAGGGGCCCCTCTTCCCCCCCGGCCCGTCCCATCCGTGTCCCAGAACCTCTGGTTCCCTGGCGATGTTATTTTTCTACCACAGAGTAAATAAAGCACGGACTATTTTTGTAACACAAAAGCTCTGGGTTTCACGTGTGTCTCGGGGAGGGCgcagctcccggccccgctctgCCGGGGGGTAGGGGCCCCTCACCCGCACCCGTCGGGCTGGGGTCGGGGCAGGAGGCTCGGGAGCTGCAGGCATTGCCCCGGGCCAAAGTAAAGCAAACCGAATTCcgctgtttcttttgttttgttttgtttgttttattttttaataaaagggCCGCCCCGTTCCGAGCGGTGCACACCGGGCTGCGTTTGTTGTCTATTTTTATTTGCGATTCGTTCCTCTGCTCGCATCGCCCCGTCGGGGCTGGGAAGGAGCGGCGTggttttttaatgaaatacagaaggGAGAAAACGAAAATAAACCCTGCGCTCGGGCGC from Lagopus muta isolate bLagMut1 chromosome 25, bLagMut1 primary, whole genome shotgun sequence carries:
- the LOC125684570 gene encoding signal transducer and activator of transcription 5B isoform X2, which translates into the protein MAVWIQAQQLQGEALRQMQALYGHHFPIEVRHYLSQWIESQAWDSIDLDNPQENVKATQLLEGLIQELQKKADHQVGEDGFLLKIKLGHYVTQLQNTYDRCPMELVRCIRHILYHEQRLVREANNSPSPAGTLVDAMSQKHLQINQTFEELRLITQDSENELKKLQQTQEYFIIQYQENMRLQAQFSQLSQLGPQERLSRETTLQQKKASLEAWLHREAQTLQQYRVELAEKHQKTLQLLRKQQTTILDDELIQWKRRQQLAGNGGPPEGTLDVLQTWCEKLAEIIWQNRQQIRRAEHLCQQLPIPGPVEEMLSELNGTITDIISALVTSTFIIEKQPPQVLKTQTKFAATVRLLVGGKLNVHMNPPQVKATIISEQQAKALLKNESTRNESSGEILNNCCVMEYHQATGTLSAHFRNMSLKRIKRSDRRGAESVTEEKFTILFESQFSVGGNELVFQVKTLSLPVVVIVHGSQDNNATATVLWDNAFAEPGRVPFAVPEKVQWPQLCEALNMKFKAEVQSSRGLTKENLVFLAQKLFNSTSSHLEDYSSTTVSWAQFNRENLPGRNYTFWQWFDGVMEVLKKHLKPHWNDGAILGFVNKQQAHDLLISKPDGTFLLRFSDSEIGGITIAWKFDSAERMFWNLMPFTTRDFSIRSLADRLGDLSYLIYVFPDRPKDEVFSKYYTPVLSKAVDGYVKPQIKQVVPEFVSASGDAVPGGGTYMDQAPSPAVCSHPHYNMYTQNPETVLDPEGDFDLDDTMDVAQHVEELLRRPMDSQWIPHAQS
- the LOC125684570 gene encoding signal transducer and activator of transcription 5B isoform X1; amino-acid sequence: MAVWIQAQQLQGEALRQMQALYGHHFPIEVRHYLSQWIESQAWDSIDLDNPQENVKATQLLEGLIQELQKKADHQVGEDGFLLKIKLGHYVTQLQNTYDRCPMELVRCIRHILYHEQRLVREANNSPSPAGTLVDAMSQKHLQINQTFEELRLITQDSENELKKLQQTQEYFIIQYQENMRLQAQFSQLSQLGPQERLSRETTLQQKKASLEAWLHREAQTLQQYRVELAEKHQKTLQLLRKQQTTILDDELIQWKRRQQLAGNGGPPEGTLDVLQTWCEKLAEIIWQNRQQIRRAEHLCQQLPIPGPVEEMLSELNGTITDIISALVTSTFIIEKQPPQVLKTQTKFAATVRLLVGGKLNVHMNPPQVKATIISEQQAKALLKNESTRNESSGEILNNCCVMEYHQATGTLSAHFRNMSLKRIKRSDRRGAESVTEEKFTILFESQFSVGGNELVFQVKTLSLPVVVIVHGSQDNNATATVLWDNAFAEPGRVPFAVPEKVQWPQLCEALNMKFKAEVQSSRGLTKENLVFLAQKLFNSTSSHLEDYSSTTVSWAQFNRENLPGRNYTFWQWFDGVMEVLKKHLKPHWNDGAILGFVNKQQAHDLLISKPDGTFLLRFSDSEIGGITIAWKFDSAERMFWNLMPFTTRDFSIRSLADRLGDLSYLIYVFPDRPKDEVFSKYYTPVLCESTPAKAVDGYVKPQIKQVVPEFVSASGDAVPGGGTYMDQAPSPAVCSHPHYNMYTQNPETVLDPEGDFDLDDTMDVAQHVEELLRRPMDSQWIPHAQS